In Spiroplasma chinense, a single window of DNA contains:
- a CDS encoding PTS lactose/cellobiose transporter subunit IIA produces the protein MEIDWQDISMQIITHSGTAKTNAVMAIRSAKEFNFSKAEELIESAETEMNKAHNAHMDIVVHEAQGNDLEYKLLFVHAEDQLLNTQTIILLAKEMIEMYKIIEKK, from the coding sequence ATGGAAATAGATTGACAAGATATTTCTATGCAAATTATTACCCATTCTGGTACTGCAAAGACTAACGCAGTAATGGCTATCAGAAGTGCAAAAGAATTCAATTTTTCAAAGGCAGAAGAATTAATTGAGTCAGCTGAAACTGAAATGAACAAGGCGCACAATGCGCATATGGACATTGTGGTTCATGAAGCACAGGGAAATGATTTAGAGTACAAATTGTTATTTGTACATGCAGAAGACCAACTATTAAATACACAAACCATAATATTATTGGCAAAAGAAATGATAGAAATGTATAAAATAATCGAAAAAAAATAA
- a CDS encoding ROK family protein: MAKAFTIDLGATSAKCAFFDNDKVIAKFTFSTNPRENLLENIGKEAREVAEKNNIDMDNLDFIGIAVCGIVDNAEGKVIYSTNLGWRDYPVKEEMTRIFKNEKVVVLNDAKAATFGEWSKGLKKVPDSMALFTIGTGVGGGAIFNGRLVFGDNTGLPSEPGHGGGFQDEIQCGCGLKGCIEPISSASGIERELIAKAKVSTGPLGERYQKLGDNMHIKDIADLFQEKDKDVIAVFYKALEPLAKIISVIIHFFDVSMIVIGGGPSNLGKPLLDLLKKQAANYVLPDFYERLNIVQASLSDLVGAWGVYEYGKAELKF; encoded by the coding sequence ATGGCTAAAGCATTTACAATAGATTTAGGAGCAACTTCTGCAAAATGTGCTTTTTTTGATAACGATAAAGTTATTGCAAAATTTACATTTAGTACAAATCCAAGAGAAAACCTATTAGAAAACATAGGTAAAGAAGCAAGAGAAGTTGCTGAAAAAAATAACATTGATATGGATAATTTAGACTTTATAGGAATTGCAGTTTGTGGTATTGTTGACAATGCAGAGGGTAAAGTTATCTATTCAACAAACTTAGGTTGAAGAGATTATCCTGTTAAAGAAGAAATGACAAGAATATTTAAAAATGAAAAAGTTGTAGTATTGAATGATGCAAAAGCTGCAACGTTTGGTGAATGAAGTAAAGGGTTAAAAAAAGTACCTGATTCAATGGCTTTATTTACAATAGGAACTGGTGTTGGTGGAGGAGCTATCTTCAACGGGCGACTAGTTTTTGGAGATAACACTGGACTTCCAAGTGAACCTGGACATGGTGGTGGATTCCAAGATGAAATCCAATGTGGTTGTGGATTAAAAGGATGTATAGAACCTATTTCATCTGCTTCAGGAATTGAAAGAGAATTAATAGCAAAAGCTAAAGTTTCAACTGGACCTCTAGGCGAAAGATATCAAAAATTAGGAGATAATATGCATATTAAAGATATTGCAGATTTATTCCAAGAAAAAGATAAAGATGTAATTGCTGTGTTCTACAAAGCTTTAGAACCATTAGCAAAAATAATTTCTGTGATTATTCACTTCTTTGATGTGTCTATGATAGTTATTGGTGGAGGACCTTCAAATTTAGGAAAACCATTATTAGATCTATTGAAAAAACAAGCAGCAAATTATGTTTTACCAGATTTCTATGAACGTTTAAACATTGTTCAAGCTTCATTAAGCGATTTAGTTGGAGCTTGAGGTGTTTATGAATACGGTAAAGCTGAACTGAAATTCTAA
- a CDS encoding PTS transporter subunit EIIC: protein MEKYAKFPEINSLYNTIIQNKQTYKKNTQDIKESRKILSAKKHKAKDIKHHFKKIMHGKINELKNEFNINLTGSKYVKNDIDAMYEKYNNEVTLLKQSYKEKTELRVNKANDEIKSIESAIKVMKEKNKALSIKNKELKITIKDKWTQLESVRNEKDIELKNDVVVAAKIFADKKAEFKQKYIDDRNKMIEEFKVENPEIKNFNSILRKQTKSRLKPFKSDDERKVYELTVALNQLAIQFKNKVSFQKKMFRDTKLEVRYNKGKGKPLSFKVFIDNTTKAAGAFSNNKFISALRGGFFSIMPLVIVGAAFILINNIILSAANGGLFNFFVMDIDSLNVLNQLKSIGVNIWNGTYAFYALLLGAAIAYHLAPYYKVNSWGAAMLTCASIVVMNTTIFSDLTSMGSSGMFTAILVAFLSTVIYGKASENEKLKIKMPESVPDGVAKSFNNLIPYALVLIMFSLMAFTIAEVGLLIGDIKIGNEVRTFSTFNELIVVVVQKPLVHAVSGFGGMVTIVFFWQILWFLGIHASGILSPIVEPIQLTGLIQNQEALAIGADPKYVFTNPFMNNFIHLGGTGGTIALIIAIFVFSKRSDWRAMAKITIIPALFCVNEPLMFGLPIVLNPILLIPFVIGPLIAGMFAYFATVTGMMSYTSVIVPWTTPPIIGGFLSTKDVWGGIVALINFGILLSVYTPFVLLANKLEKRELMTKYKNIDLPGMVIQDKIQTNIIA from the coding sequence ATGGAAAAATATGCTAAATTCCCAGAGATAAATAGTCTCTACAATACAATTATTCAAAATAAACAAACTTACAAGAAAAATACTCAAGATATAAAAGAATCTAGAAAAATTTTGTCTGCAAAAAAACATAAAGCAAAAGATATCAAACATCATTTTAAAAAAATTATGCATGGTAAAATTAATGAACTTAAAAATGAATTCAACATTAATTTAACTGGATCTAAATATGTAAAAAATGATATTGATGCTATGTATGAAAAATACAACAATGAAGTAACTCTATTAAAACAAAGTTATAAAGAAAAAACAGAGTTAAGAGTTAATAAAGCAAATGATGAGATTAAATCAATTGAATCTGCTATTAAAGTTATGAAAGAAAAAAACAAAGCTCTTTCAATCAAAAACAAAGAATTAAAAATTACTATCAAAGATAAGTGAACACAACTTGAATCAGTAAGAAATGAAAAAGATATCGAACTAAAAAACGATGTAGTCGTTGCTGCGAAAATTTTTGCTGATAAAAAAGCAGAATTTAAGCAGAAATATATTGATGATAGAAACAAAATGATTGAAGAATTTAAAGTTGAAAACCCTGAAATAAAGAATTTCAATTCAATTTTAAGAAAGCAAACTAAATCAAGATTAAAACCATTTAAAAGCGACGATGAGCGCAAAGTTTATGAATTAACAGTGGCTCTTAATCAGTTGGCGATTCAATTTAAAAACAAAGTATCTTTCCAAAAGAAAATGTTTAGAGATACTAAACTTGAAGTTAGATACAACAAAGGAAAAGGTAAACCTCTTTCATTTAAAGTGTTTATTGATAACACAACAAAAGCTGCAGGAGCATTTTCAAATAATAAATTTATTTCTGCTTTAAGAGGAGGTTTCTTCTCAATTATGCCTTTGGTTATAGTTGGTGCTGCCTTTATTCTTATAAATAACATTATCTTATCTGCTGCAAACGGAGGATTATTCAACTTCTTTGTAATGGATATAGATTCATTAAATGTTTTAAACCAACTAAAATCAATTGGTGTTAACATTTGAAATGGTACATATGCATTTTATGCATTATTACTAGGAGCTGCAATTGCATATCATTTAGCACCATACTATAAAGTTAATAGTTGAGGGGCTGCTATGCTAACATGTGCGTCAATTGTTGTTATGAATACAACAATATTCTCAGACCTTACTTCAATGGGAAGTTCTGGAATGTTTACTGCAATATTGGTAGCTTTCTTATCAACTGTTATTTATGGAAAAGCATCAGAAAATGAAAAACTAAAAATCAAAATGCCTGAATCAGTACCTGATGGAGTGGCAAAATCATTTAATAACTTAATTCCTTATGCATTAGTTTTAATTATGTTCTCACTAATGGCATTTACAATTGCAGAAGTTGGACTGTTAATTGGAGATATTAAAATTGGAAATGAAGTTAGAACATTTAGTACATTCAACGAATTAATTGTTGTTGTTGTACAAAAACCTTTAGTTCATGCGGTTTCTGGATTTGGTGGAATGGTTACAATTGTATTCTTCTGACAAATTCTTTGATTTTTAGGAATTCACGCTTCTGGAATACTTTCACCAATTGTAGAACCAATACAATTGACAGGACTTATCCAAAATCAAGAAGCACTAGCTATTGGAGCTGATCCAAAATATGTATTTACAAATCCATTTATGAATAACTTTATTCACTTAGGTGGAACTGGGGGAACCATTGCTTTAATAATTGCTATATTTGTTTTCTCAAAAAGAAGTGATTGAAGAGCGATGGCAAAAATCACAATAATACCTGCACTATTCTGTGTTAACGAACCTTTAATGTTTGGATTACCAATAGTATTGAACCCAATACTATTAATTCCATTTGTAATTGGACCGTTAATAGCTGGAATGTTTGCTTACTTTGCAACAGTCACAGGTATGATGAGTTACACATCTGTAATTGTTCCATGGACAACCCCACCAATCATTGGAGGATTCTTATCCACAAAAGATGTCTGGGGTGGAATAGTTGCGCTGATTAACTTTGGAATATTGTTGAGCGTTTATACTCCATTTGTTTTACTTGCAAATAAACTTGAAAAACGCGAAT